One Antennarius striatus isolate MH-2024 chromosome 17, ASM4005453v1, whole genome shotgun sequence genomic window carries:
- the LOC137610610 gene encoding SERTA domain-containing protein 3-like, translating to MTRWNDTCMLGRGVKRRRSYVEELEGGGVPAANKKKSAMEGPGGGGALAQQRQRVLGLCLEKLQPYCGGAGLSLRRSVLLVNTLRQLQEDMQSDPPRLLLTCPGCAEAPPPQERPAPPDQQRAPPATGVFSDGDPPLGDLSDLALDDVFRDIDTSMYDTLDTPPLWAAASLWPIVSLWADEDVRVGGLPSRLMDLNELDHILEVLVQA from the coding sequence GTGCATGCTGGGTCGCGGCGTCAAACGGAGGCGGAGCTacgtggaggagctggagggaggCGGAGTCCCAGCTGCAAACAAGAAGAAGAGCGCCATGGAGGGccctggagggggcggggccctGGCCCAGCAGCGCCAGCGGGTCCTAGGTCTCTGCCTGGAGAAGCTGCAGCCCTactgtgggggggcggggcttagccTGCGGCGCTCCGTGCTATTGGTCAACACGCTGAGGCAGCTCCAGGAGGACATGCAGAGCGACCCCCCCCGTCTGCTGCTCACCTGTCCCGGCTGTGCAGAGGCTCCACCTCCTCAGGAGCGCCCCGCCCCACCCGACCAGCAGAGGGCCCCTCCTGCCACGGGGGTTTTCAGCGACGGAGACCCCCCCCTGGGTGACCTCAGCGACCTCGCCCTTGATGACGTCTTCAGGGACATCGACACATCCATGTACGACACGCTGGACACGCCCCCGCTGTGGGCGGCGGCCTCCCTTTGGCCAATCGTGTCGCTGTGGGCGGACGAGGACGTCAGAGTGGGGGGGCTCCCGTCGCGCCTGATGGACCTTAACGAGCTGGACCACATCCTGGAGGTGCTGGTCCAGGCCTGA